GATAAATTCCAAGCTGAAGGATTAAAAATCTTTGGACCAGATAAGAAAGCTGCTCTACTTGAAGGGTCAAAAGCTTTTGCTAAAGATTTTATGAAAAAGTATGGAGTAAAAACAGCTGCTTATGAAGTATTTAATGAAGCTGACAAGGCTAAGGAATATATAAAAACTTGTGAGTTTCCTCTAGTGGTAAAAGCTAGTGGACTTGCTGCTGGTAAAGGGGTACTTATCTGCCAAAATCTTGAAGAGGCTCTAAAAGCTGTAGATGAGATAATGATAGATAAAGTATTCAGCAGTGCTGGAGAGCAAATTGTAGTAGAGGAGTTCTTAGATGGAGTAGAGGCTTCAATCTTGTCAGTAACTGACTCAAAGATTATCCTGCCTTTTATCTCTGCTAAAGACCATAAGAAAATTGGAGAGAAAGAAACAGGATTAAATACAGGAGGAATGGGAACAATAGCTCCTAACCCTTATGTAACTAAAGAGGTATATGATAAATTTATAACTGAGATAATGAATCCTACTCTTGAGGGAATAAAAGCAGAGGGAATGGATTTTGCTGGATTTATATTCTTTGGGCTAATGATAACTGCTAAGGGAGTTTATCTTCTTGAGTACAATATGAGATTGGGAGACCCAGAAACTCAAGTTGTATTACCACTACTTGAATCAGATTTTATAAACCTATTAGAGAGTGGAATAGATAGAAAACTTTCTGAGATAGATGTAAAATGGAGTAATAAATCAGCTTGTTGTGTAGTTCTTGCTTCTGGTGGATATCCAGAAAAATATAACAAAGGTTATGAGATAACAGGTATGGATAGTGTAGATAATATGGTATTCGTAGCTGGTGCTAAACTAGAAAATGGAAAACTTCTTACTAATGGTGGAAGGGTAATCAATGTAGTAGCTATTGGGGATAACCTTGAAGAAGCTAGAGCAAAAGCTTACTCTGATGCTGAGAAAGTAAACTTCGAAAAGAAATACTTTAGAAAAGATATTGGAGTATTATATAGATAGATTATAAAGGGGTTATTACAATTAAAAAATTTGTAAAGCCCCTTTATTTTTTTACTATCTGCAAAAATATTCATCTTTAAAAATTTAAAAAAAATATAATTTTTCTGAAAAAAAGTTATTTTAATTGACATTAATAAAAGAAAGTGCATATAATGTTAATAATATTAATTTTATAGTTATAAAAATATAGAATAAAATATTTTTTAGGAGAGAATAAAAGATGAATATTGGAGAAAAAATACTAAAAAAGTTTTTTTTAATTATTTAATAGAAAATAATTTAGATGAAGTTG
Above is a window of Fusobacterium mortiferum ATCC 9817 DNA encoding:
- the purD gene encoding phosphoribosylamine--glycine ligase: MKILVVGSGGREHTICWKVSQNEKVEKVYCAPGNGGTELLEKGENVNLKGVDEILAFAKENKIDLTIVGSEELLVDGIVDKFQAEGLKIFGPDKKAALLEGSKAFAKDFMKKYGVKTAAYEVFNEADKAKEYIKTCEFPLVVKASGLAAGKGVLICQNLEEALKAVDEIMIDKVFSSAGEQIVVEEFLDGVEASILSVTDSKIILPFISAKDHKKIGEKETGLNTGGMGTIAPNPYVTKEVYDKFITEIMNPTLEGIKAEGMDFAGFIFFGLMITAKGVYLLEYNMRLGDPETQVVLPLLESDFINLLESGIDRKLSEIDVKWSNKSACCVVLASGGYPEKYNKGYEITGMDSVDNMVFVAGAKLENGKLLTNGGRVINVVAIGDNLEEARAKAYSDAEKVNFEKKYFRKDIGVLYR